In the genome of Chryseobacterium oryzae, one region contains:
- a CDS encoding endonuclease MutS2 — protein sequence MYIDNEDLDELEFPQLLAEIAPFAYSPKTREKILQLRPMNIDEAEISLKKTSEYLSSFESSNAIPFDEYEDIENELKLMLIENYRLENSAFIKIKTLTEQIGKLQKFFPTMPETFPSLIQDVSVLEFKKEIIDKIDKVFNRFGEVKSEASPVLKGLRAEIQHAKKAITENFNRALFNYGQSEFLDDIRETIIDDQRVLAVKSGFKKRVPGRVLGLSKTGSITYIQPESVIKHYFKLKESEDEEKKEIDKILRQLTAELAEFQPQLWRYQKYIFDLDLSRAKAKFAELINGVLPKINRHKTLRLKDAFHPLLFLRNKAENKTIHPQSLTFTEHNRIICISGPNAGGKSITLKTVGLLQLMIQSGILVPVHPKSEMFFFSKIMTDIGDNQSIENHLSTYSSRLKKMSGIIREADADTLLLIDEFGTGSDPELGGALAESFLEFFYDKKSFAIITTHYTNIKLVVEQLPNAQNAAMLFNEETLEPMYKLEVGQAGSSFTFEVAEKNKIPRFIIHSAKKKVEHDIVNLDKTIVKLQQEKYEVEKLKTDLAERKESVEDKRDNLQKLNEQLQQKLFNFQKLYEDEHRKLQFGNKIESFIDSYVKGKSRKDVVKDFVKILEQEKFRKIGADKDESKRLQVVKRKITQQLKKEEVIEKITETNEKIEEKRKTDRAVWMKVGQRVRITGSTSVGTIEKISRNKVIVNYGTFKTTIDGDELERI from the coding sequence GTGTATATAGATAACGAAGACTTAGACGAGCTTGAATTTCCGCAGTTGCTTGCGGAAATTGCTCCATTTGCATACTCTCCGAAAACCAGAGAAAAAATTCTTCAGCTTCGCCCAATGAATATTGATGAGGCCGAAATTTCATTAAAAAAGACCTCAGAATATCTTTCAAGTTTTGAAAGTTCTAATGCAATTCCTTTTGACGAATACGAAGATATTGAGAACGAACTGAAACTGATGCTGATAGAAAACTACCGGCTAGAAAACTCAGCATTTATTAAAATAAAAACCCTAACGGAGCAGATAGGAAAACTACAGAAATTTTTCCCTACGATGCCCGAAACGTTCCCAAGCTTAATTCAGGATGTTTCTGTATTGGAATTCAAAAAAGAAATTATTGATAAAATAGACAAAGTTTTCAACCGTTTTGGCGAAGTAAAAAGTGAAGCATCCCCTGTTTTAAAAGGTTTAAGAGCAGAAATTCAGCACGCCAAAAAAGCAATTACAGAAAATTTTAACCGTGCTCTGTTTAATTACGGACAAAGTGAATTTCTGGACGATATCCGCGAAACGATAATTGATGACCAGAGAGTTTTAGCCGTGAAATCGGGATTCAAAAAAAGAGTGCCGGGAAGGGTTTTAGGTCTTTCTAAAACCGGCTCAATTACTTATATACAGCCGGAAAGTGTCATAAAACACTACTTTAAGCTTAAAGAAAGTGAAGACGAAGAAAAAAAGGAAATTGATAAGATTTTAAGACAGCTCACAGCAGAACTTGCTGAGTTTCAGCCTCAGCTTTGGAGATATCAGAAATATATTTTCGATCTCGATTTAAGCAGGGCTAAGGCAAAATTTGCAGAACTCATCAACGGAGTTTTACCTAAAATCAACAGACATAAAACTTTACGGTTAAAAGATGCGTTTCATCCTTTATTATTTTTAAGAAATAAAGCAGAAAACAAAACCATACATCCGCAATCGCTTACTTTCACAGAGCACAACAGGATTATCTGTATTTCCGGTCCGAATGCGGGAGGGAAATCTATCACTCTGAAAACTGTTGGACTTCTTCAATTGATGATTCAGAGCGGAATTCTAGTACCCGTTCATCCAAAATCCGAAATGTTTTTCTTCAGTAAAATCATGACGGATATTGGTGACAATCAGTCTATTGAAAACCACCTTTCCACATACTCTTCCCGTCTGAAAAAAATGAGCGGAATCATTCGTGAAGCAGATGCAGATACCCTTTTGCTGATTGATGAATTTGGAACAGGTTCCGATCCCGAGCTCGGCGGAGCTTTAGCAGAAAGTTTTCTTGAATTTTTCTATGATAAAAAAAGTTTCGCCATCATTACCACCCATTACACTAATATAAAACTGGTGGTAGAACAGCTTCCGAACGCTCAAAATGCAGCCATGCTTTTTAATGAAGAAACTCTGGAGCCGATGTATAAACTTGAAGTAGGACAAGCCGGAAGCTCGTTTACTTTTGAAGTCGCCGAGAAGAATAAAATCCCGAGATTCATCATTCATTCTGCCAAGAAAAAAGTAGAGCACGATATTGTTAATTTAGATAAAACGATTGTAAAACTTCAGCAGGAAAAATATGAAGTTGAAAAACTGAAAACCGATCTTGCCGAAAGAAAAGAATCTGTGGAAGATAAGCGTGATAATCTGCAGAAACTCAATGAGCAGCTTCAGCAGAAATTATTTAATTTCCAGAAACTATACGAAGATGAGCATAGAAAACTTCAGTTCGGAAACAAAATTGAATCTTTTATAGATAGCTATGTGAAAGGTAAATCCAGAAAAGATGTGGTGAAAGATTTTGTGAAAATTCTGGAGCAGGAGAAATTCAGAAAAATTGGTGCAGATAAAGATGAATCTAAAAGGCTTCAGGTGGTTAAAAGAAAAATTACCCAACAGCTGAAAAAAGAAGAAGTGATCGAAAAAATCACCGAAACCAACGAAAAAATAGAAGAAAAGCGTAAAACAGACCGTGCTGTATGGATGAAAGTGGGGCAAAGGGTAAGAATTACCGGAAGTACAAGTGTGGGAACCATTGAGAAGATTTCCAGAAATAAAGTGATTGTGAATTATGGAACATTTAAAACTACGATTGATGGAGATGAGCTGGAGAGAATCTAG
- a CDS encoding uracil-DNA glycosylase, with translation MTWTDVLAPIKNTPYFEQLWEKVKQEYAITQVFPPKKQIFRALEITPFEEVKVVIIGQDPYHNDFQANGLCFSVSEQVAAPPSLKNIFTELKDDLGIERQSKELDDWGKQGVLMLNATLTVRAHSPNSHKDLGWEKFTDFIIKEISDKKENVVFVLWGAFAQKKAELINPAKHLIIKSAHPSPFSVYRGFYGSKPFSKINDYLVSKGEKAISW, from the coding sequence ATGACCTGGACCGACGTTTTAGCACCGATAAAAAATACCCCTTATTTTGAGCAGCTTTGGGAAAAAGTGAAGCAGGAATACGCTATCACACAAGTTTTTCCACCTAAAAAACAAATTTTCAGAGCCTTAGAAATAACACCTTTTGAAGAGGTGAAAGTGGTTATTATTGGTCAGGACCCTTATCATAATGATTTTCAGGCTAATGGTTTGTGTTTTTCGGTTTCAGAACAGGTTGCAGCACCGCCTTCTCTCAAAAATATTTTTACCGAACTGAAAGATGATCTGGGAATTGAGCGACAATCCAAAGAGCTCGATGACTGGGGAAAACAGGGTGTTTTAATGCTCAATGCAACGCTTACTGTACGTGCTCACTCACCCAATTCCCACAAAGACTTGGGATGGGAAAAATTTACAGATTTTATTATTAAGGAAATTTCAGATAAAAAAGAAAATGTAGTTTTTGTTTTATGGGGAGCTTTTGCACAAAAAAAAGCCGAACTGATTAATCCGGCTAAACATCTTATTATAAAGTCTGCACATCCTTCTCCGTTTTCGGTTTACAGAGGTTTTTATGGAAGCAAGCCTTTTTCTAAAATTAATGATTATTTGGTTTCAAAAGGAGAGAAAGCTATTTCGTGGTAA
- a CDS encoding DUF456 domain-containing protein, which yields MDHSIITFLSIVLLILGILGTFLPILPGLVLSLAGLLIYKYGTDADLSMIYIWAFLILTLASVVLNYVIPAKTTKKYGGTRWGSIGSVIGTIVGMFLPIPLGFLVGMFAGVFIGELLHDSKDFTKAWKSTKGAFIGFIYGTGFSFVVGVAMFLVVVLNVINVI from the coding sequence ATGGATCATTCGATTATCACTTTTTTAAGCATCGTTTTACTGATACTTGGTATTTTAGGAACGTTTTTGCCTATTTTACCGGGATTGGTTCTTAGTCTTGCCGGACTTCTCATTTATAAATACGGAACCGATGCAGACCTTTCTATGATTTATATTTGGGCATTTTTAATTCTAACTCTCGCTTCTGTAGTTTTGAATTATGTTATCCCAGCCAAAACCACTAAAAAATATGGTGGAACCCGTTGGGGAAGCATAGGATCTGTAATTGGCACAATTGTAGGAATGTTTCTGCCAATTCCGCTGGGATTTTTAGTTGGAATGTTTGCCGGAGTCTTCATAGGAGAATTATTGCATGACAGCAAAGATTTTACGAAAGCTTGGAAATCTACAAAAGGTGCTTTCATTGGTTTTATTTACGGAACCGGATTCAGTTTTGTAGTTGGTGTGGCAATGTTTTTAGTTGTAGTTTTGAATGTTATTAATGTAATATAA
- a CDS encoding TIGR02117 family protein, producing MRKISIKSILVVLLKILGCIVGTVLIYALLGYLLPFIEISAKDDGEIKEIPIYIYTNGVHTDIVMPVKNDIQDWSAKIPFSDTKSKKTDYHFIGIGWGDKGFYLDTPTWADLKFSTAFKAAFWLSESAMHCSYYQKMTEAEDCKKIMISRNQYKKLVNFVDAKFDKDSNGSYQFIPTKAVYGDNDAFYDAKGKYSFLNTCNTWANNALKASGQKAAFWTPSDYGIFLHYK from the coding sequence ATGAGAAAAATAAGTATTAAATCTATTCTGGTTGTTCTGTTGAAAATACTCGGCTGTATTGTAGGAACTGTTTTAATTTATGCACTTTTGGGCTACTTGCTTCCGTTTATAGAAATTTCGGCAAAAGATGACGGAGAAATAAAGGAAATTCCAATTTATATCTATACAAATGGAGTACATACAGATATTGTAATGCCGGTAAAGAATGATATACAAGACTGGAGTGCAAAAATACCTTTTTCAGATACAAAATCTAAAAAAACAGATTATCATTTTATAGGAATTGGGTGGGGCGACAAAGGTTTTTACCTCGATACTCCTACTTGGGCAGATCTTAAATTTTCAACAGCTTTTAAAGCTGCTTTTTGGTTAAGCGAATCGGCTATGCATTGTTCTTATTATCAAAAAATGACAGAAGCGGAAGATTGTAAAAAAATTATGATTAGCAGAAATCAATATAAAAAATTAGTGAATTTTGTCGATGCTAAATTCGATAAAGATTCTAACGGTTCGTATCAGTTTATCCCTACTAAAGCCGTTTATGGAGATAATGATGCTTTTTATGATGCCAAAGGAAAATATAGTTTTTTGAATACCTGTAATACTTGGGCGAATAATGCCTTAAAAGCTTCCGGTCAAAAAGCAGCTTTTTGGACACCATCAGATTACGGAATTTTCTTACACTATAAATAA
- the rplS gene encoding 50S ribosomal protein L19 gives MDLLKYVQDKYIAKKEFPEFKAGDTITVYYEIKEGQKTRTQFFKGTVIQLRGTGSTKTFTIRKMSGDVGVERVFPINMPALQKIEVDRRGKVRRSRIYYFRDLRGKKARIKDVPYKK, from the coding sequence ATGGATTTATTAAAGTACGTACAAGACAAGTACATCGCTAAGAAAGAATTCCCAGAATTCAAAGCGGGAGACACAATTACTGTGTATTACGAAATTAAAGAAGGACAAAAAACAAGAACTCAGTTCTTCAAAGGAACAGTTATCCAATTGAGAGGTACTGGTTCTACAAAAACTTTCACGATCAGAAAAATGTCTGGCGATGTAGGTGTAGAAAGAGTTTTCCCTATCAACATGCCTGCTTTACAGAAAATTGAAGTAGACAGAAGAGGTAAAGTTAGAAGATCTAGAATCTACTACTTCAGAGACCTTAGAGGTAAAAAAGCGAGAATTAAAGACGTTCCTTACAAGAAATAA
- a CDS encoding CoA transferase subunit A gives MIDKRVKNAQEAIEGIKDGMTLMLGGFGLCGIPENSINALVESDVIDLTCISNNAGVDDFGLGLLLQKKQIKKMISSYVGENAEFERQMLSGELEVELTPQGTLAEKCRAAQAGIPAFYTPAGFGTEVAEGKEVKDFKGKPHILEHAYEADYSIVKAWKGDHAGNLIFKGSARNFNHPMAGAGKITIAEVEELVEPGELDPNQIHIPGIMVQRIFQGEKFEKRIEQRTVRKKAN, from the coding sequence ATGATCGATAAAAGAGTAAAAAATGCCCAAGAAGCTATCGAAGGAATTAAAGACGGAATGACACTCATGTTAGGTGGTTTCGGACTTTGCGGGATTCCCGAAAATTCTATTAATGCTTTGGTGGAGAGCGATGTAATAGACCTTACCTGTATATCAAATAACGCGGGAGTTGATGATTTCGGTTTAGGTCTGTTACTTCAGAAAAAGCAAATTAAGAAGATGATTTCATCGTATGTAGGAGAAAATGCCGAATTCGAAAGACAGATGCTTTCAGGAGAATTAGAGGTCGAATTAACCCCACAAGGAACTTTAGCAGAGAAATGCAGAGCGGCTCAAGCCGGAATTCCTGCTTTTTATACTCCTGCAGGTTTCGGAACTGAAGTGGCAGAAGGGAAGGAAGTAAAAGATTTCAAAGGAAAACCTCACATTTTGGAGCATGCTTACGAAGCAGATTATTCTATTGTAAAAGCCTGGAAAGGAGACCATGCCGGAAATTTAATTTTCAAAGGTTCTGCAAGAAACTTCAATCATCCTATGGCTGGAGCAGGAAAAATCACCATTGCAGAAGTTGAAGAATTGGTAGAACCGGGCGAATTAGATCCTAACCAGATTCATATTCCGGGAATTATGGTTCAAAGAATTTTCCAGGGAGAAAAATTTGAAAAAAGAATAGAGCAGCGAACAGTGAGAAAGAAAGCAAACTAA
- a CDS encoding CoA transferase subunit B: protein MLSKEDIAKRISREVKDGYYVNLGIGIPTLVANYVPDNLSVEFQSENGVLGMGPFPFEGEEDADIINAGKQTITILPGGSFFDSAFSFGMIRSQKVDLTILGAMEVSENGDIANWKIPGKMVKGMGGAMDLVASAENIIVAMMHVNKAGESKILKKCTLPLTGVNCVKRVVTELAVLDITPAGFKLVERAPGVSVEHIVQSTEADLIIEGEIPEMQF, encoded by the coding sequence ATGTTAAGTAAAGAAGATATAGCAAAACGTATTTCCAGAGAAGTAAAAGATGGGTATTACGTAAATTTAGGGATAGGAATTCCCACATTGGTTGCCAACTACGTTCCAGACAATCTTTCTGTAGAATTTCAGAGTGAGAACGGTGTTTTGGGTATGGGGCCGTTTCCTTTTGAAGGAGAAGAAGATGCAGACATCATCAATGCCGGAAAACAGACCATTACTATTCTTCCGGGCGGTTCTTTTTTTGATTCGGCATTCAGTTTCGGGATGATTAGAAGTCAGAAAGTAGATTTAACGATTCTTGGAGCTATGGAAGTTTCCGAAAATGGAGATATCGCCAACTGGAAAATTCCCGGGAAGATGGTAAAAGGAATGGGTGGCGCAATGGATTTGGTGGCTTCTGCCGAAAATATTATCGTGGCAATGATGCACGTAAATAAAGCTGGAGAAAGCAAAATCCTTAAAAAATGTACACTTCCTTTAACGGGGGTAAACTGTGTGAAGAGAGTAGTAACAGAATTGGCTGTTTTAGACATTACACCTGCCGGATTTAAGCTTGTGGAAAGAGCTCCGGGAGTTTCTGTAGAACATATCGTTCAATCTACGGAAGCAGATTTAATTATTGAGGGTGAAATTCCTGAAATGCAATTCTAA
- a CDS encoding glycoside hydrolase family 20 protein, with protein sequence MQRFLLLFFIIFSGFFYSQTQLNLIPYPNHINFTKGEFLIPKTLKFYDVPKEDTEYLRKRLGSMFKYENTGKEIANFTTGDYPYPGKRRNHGAANDSYRISITPDKIFIMYTGNNGYFLAIQTLIQLFEQFKDSGKIPAMTVEDEPKFAWRGMHLDVCRHFFTVEEVKQYIDYLAMYKLNTFHWHLTDDQGWRIEIKKYPKLTQIGSKRKESMIGPYVDNTFDGKPYGPYFYTQEQIKEVVKYAQERHITVVPEIEMPGHALAALAAYPELACTKGPFDVATKWGVFDDVFCPEDDTFKFLENVLDEVMALFPSQYIHIGGDECPKTRWKESAFCQDLIKKNNLKDEHGLQSYFIQRIEKYLNSKGRKIIGWDEILEGGLAPNAAVMSWTGIKGGVEAAKSNHFAVMTPGAYCYFDHYQGDPQTEPNAFGGFTPLDKVYSYKPIPEELTKVQSKYILGVQANLWTEYITDFKQVQYMVFPRLFALSEVAWGTSKPENYKEFENRAISHFKILDKMGVNYARSIYNINGKVVPSQNGIAYELSTSQNPEGIHFTIDGSIPTAHSQTYKSAIPVLKSMVIQSAYFENNELKSAVSSQDFITSKTTGKKITLEDQPSENYSFGGAFTLVDGIMGNQKQLGKTWLGFQGKDVVATIDFGEKTQFSEVYFNTLNNKGSWIHLAKSATVYISDDGKNFKAIKEIGKDQILSAKGKIKINVGNQSSKYLKLKIENAGIIPAGNPGADSKAWLFVDEIGAN encoded by the coding sequence ATGCAGCGTTTTTTACTTCTATTTTTCATAATATTTTCGGGATTTTTCTATTCCCAAACCCAATTGAATTTAATTCCTTATCCAAATCATATTAATTTTACAAAAGGTGAATTTTTAATTCCTAAAACTTTAAAATTTTATGATGTTCCTAAAGAGGATACAGAATACTTAAGAAAAAGGTTGGGTTCAATGTTTAAATATGAAAATACAGGTAAAGAAATAGCAAATTTTACCACTGGAGATTATCCCTATCCAGGTAAAAGAAGAAATCATGGAGCAGCAAATGACAGTTATAGGATTTCTATAACTCCTGATAAGATATTTATTATGTATACTGGAAATAATGGTTATTTTCTTGCTATACAAACATTAATTCAGCTATTTGAACAGTTTAAAGATTCAGGTAAAATTCCTGCCATGACAGTCGAAGATGAACCAAAATTCGCTTGGCGCGGAATGCACCTCGATGTCTGCCGTCATTTTTTCACAGTTGAAGAAGTAAAACAGTACATCGATTATTTAGCAATGTATAAGTTGAACACTTTTCACTGGCATTTAACAGACGATCAGGGTTGGAGAATCGAAATAAAAAAGTACCCCAAGCTTACCCAAATTGGCTCAAAACGGAAAGAATCGATGATAGGTCCCTACGTAGATAATACTTTTGACGGAAAACCTTACGGACCGTATTTTTATACTCAGGAACAGATTAAAGAAGTGGTAAAATACGCTCAGGAAAGACATATCACGGTGGTTCCGGAAATCGAAATGCCAGGTCATGCATTAGCAGCACTTGCAGCATATCCGGAATTGGCTTGCACAAAAGGTCCTTTTGATGTAGCTACAAAATGGGGCGTTTTTGATGATGTTTTTTGTCCTGAAGACGATACTTTTAAGTTTTTAGAAAATGTTTTAGATGAAGTGATGGCACTTTTTCCTTCTCAGTATATTCACATTGGCGGTGATGAATGCCCTAAAACTCGTTGGAAAGAATCAGCTTTTTGTCAGGATTTAATCAAAAAAAATAATCTGAAAGACGAACATGGTTTACAGAGTTATTTCATCCAAAGAATAGAAAAATATCTGAATTCTAAAGGCAGAAAAATTATCGGTTGGGATGAAATTCTTGAAGGCGGACTAGCTCCCAATGCTGCCGTAATGAGCTGGACGGGCATTAAAGGCGGTGTAGAAGCAGCAAAATCAAATCATTTTGCCGTGATGACGCCCGGTGCTTATTGTTATTTTGATCATTATCAGGGAGATCCTCAAACAGAACCGAATGCTTTCGGCGGTTTTACGCCTTTGGATAAAGTTTATTCTTACAAACCTATTCCTGAAGAACTTACGAAAGTGCAGTCTAAATACATTTTAGGGGTTCAGGCAAATTTGTGGACAGAATATATAACAGATTTTAAGCAGGTTCAATACATGGTTTTTCCAAGATTATTCGCCCTTTCAGAAGTGGCTTGGGGAACTTCAAAACCCGAAAATTACAAAGAATTTGAAAATAGAGCCATCAGTCATTTTAAAATTCTAGATAAAATGGGAGTAAATTATGCCAGAAGTATTTACAATATCAACGGAAAGGTAGTTCCGAGCCAAAATGGTATTGCTTATGAACTTTCCACTTCGCAAAATCCGGAAGGAATTCATTTTACTATAGACGGAAGCATTCCTACAGCACATTCCCAAACATACAAAAGTGCAATTCCGGTTTTAAAATCAATGGTCATTCAGTCAGCTTATTTCGAAAATAATGAACTGAAAAGTGCGGTTTCTTCACAGGATTTTATAACTTCGAAAACTACTGGCAAAAAAATAACCTTAGAAGATCAGCCTAGCGAAAACTATTCTTTTGGTGGAGCATTTACTTTGGTTGATGGCATTATGGGTAACCAAAAACAGTTGGGAAAAACTTGGCTGGGATTTCAGGGGAAAGATGTGGTTGCCACAATTGATTTCGGTGAAAAAACTCAGTTTTCGGAAGTATATTTCAATACTTTAAATAATAAAGGAAGCTGGATTCATCTGGCAAAATCTGCAACAGTTTATATTTCTGATGACGGAAAAAATTTTAAAGCCATTAAAGAAATCGGAAAAGACCAGATTCTTTCCGCAAAAGGAAAAATTAAAATAAATGTAGGAAATCAAAGCTCAAAATATTTAAAACTGAAAATAGAAAACGCAGGAATTATTCCCGCAGGAAATCCGGGAGCAGACTCAAAAGCGTGGCTTTTTGTAGATGAAATAGGAGCAAATTAA
- a CDS encoding isoaspartyl peptidase/L-asparaginase family protein gives MNSRRKFLKTTGILSSALLINPLDLIAKEASDSKSTVTNKPIVLSTWNFGLKANEEAWKILAKGGRALDAVEKGVRVVEDDPNERSVGYGGRPDRDGRVTLDACIMDENYNIGSVACLEDIKNPISVARAVMEKTPHVMLVGDGALQFAVYQGFKKQNLLTPESEKEWKNWLKESKYKPIVNIENHDTIGMIALDEKGNLSGACTTSGMAFKMHGRVGDSPIIGAGLFVDNEVGAATATGHGEEVIRMVGTHLVVELMRQGKNPQQACKEAVERIVKITKSRSKNLKDIQVGFIALNKKGEYGAYCIQDGFNFAVYDQKGNRLEKPEFALK, from the coding sequence ATGAATTCAAGAAGAAAATTTTTAAAAACAACAGGTATATTATCTTCCGCATTGCTGATAAATCCTTTAGATTTAATAGCTAAAGAAGCTTCTGACAGTAAATCAACAGTTACCAATAAACCCATTGTACTCTCCACATGGAATTTTGGCCTGAAAGCCAACGAAGAAGCCTGGAAAATTCTTGCAAAGGGCGGTAGAGCCTTGGATGCTGTTGAAAAAGGGGTTCGTGTGGTAGAAGATGATCCCAATGAAAGAAGTGTGGGTTATGGTGGCAGACCAGACAGAGACGGAAGAGTAACACTGGACGCCTGCATTATGGATGAAAATTATAATATAGGTTCTGTAGCCTGTTTAGAAGATATTAAAAACCCGATTTCTGTAGCAAGAGCAGTGATGGAAAAAACGCCTCATGTAATGCTCGTAGGTGACGGTGCTTTACAGTTTGCTGTTTATCAGGGTTTTAAAAAACAAAATTTATTAACCCCGGAATCAGAAAAAGAATGGAAAAACTGGCTGAAAGAAAGCAAGTATAAACCCATCGTTAATATAGAAAATCATGATACCATAGGAATGATTGCCCTTGATGAAAAAGGAAATCTTTCCGGAGCGTGTACCACAAGCGGAATGGCGTTCAAAATGCACGGAAGGGTAGGAGATTCCCCAATTATAGGTGCTGGTTTGTTTGTAGATAATGAGGTAGGTGCCGCAACAGCAACGGGACATGGCGAAGAAGTAATCAGAATGGTAGGAACCCACCTCGTTGTAGAATTAATGAGGCAGGGTAAAAATCCTCAACAGGCTTGTAAAGAAGCAGTGGAAAGAATTGTAAAAATCACCAAAAGCAGAAGTAAAAATTTGAAAGATATACAGGTGGGTTTTATTGCTCTCAATAAAAAAGGAGAATACGGCGCCTATTGTATTCAGGACGGATTTAATTTTGCGGTGTACGACCAAAAAGGAAATCGTCTGGAAAAACCGGAATTTGCCCTGAAATAA
- a CDS encoding copper homeostasis protein CutC has protein sequence MFLEIATFDITSAEIALNSVADRIEFCADINSGGITPDYEELRYLKEKYSKPIHVMIRPVGGNFLYSDSEFQQMQKSILQFSKANADGFVFGILNENQEIDVEKNKILLDLANGKPCVFHRAIDRTPDIFESTEKLINLGFKEILTSGGENSALEGKENLKKLVENYGSQIKILIGGGVRSNNISELKTVTKGNYFHSSAVLPYESFANAEEIKKLKFK, from the coding sequence ATGTTTTTAGAAATTGCCACGTTCGACATTACTTCTGCCGAAATTGCCTTAAATTCTGTAGCAGACCGAATAGAATTTTGTGCAGACATCAACTCCGGAGGCATTACTCCCGATTATGAAGAATTGAGGTATCTGAAAGAAAAATATTCAAAACCCATTCATGTGATGATTCGTCCTGTTGGCGGAAATTTTCTTTATTCTGATTCAGAATTTCAACAGATGCAAAAAAGTATTCTGCAATTTTCTAAGGCCAATGCAGATGGCTTTGTTTTCGGAATTTTAAATGAAAATCAGGAAATTGATGTTGAAAAAAATAAAATTTTACTAGATTTAGCCAACGGTAAACCATGCGTATTTCACAGAGCGATAGATAGAACTCCCGATATTTTTGAGTCTACAGAAAAATTAATTAATCTGGGTTTTAAAGAAATTCTTACTTCCGGAGGCGAAAATTCTGCTCTTGAGGGAAAAGAAAATCTAAAAAAACTGGTTGAAAATTATGGAAGCCAAATTAAAATTCTGATTGGAGGCGGTGTTCGTTCAAACAATATTTCTGAATTGAAAACGGTAACGAAGGGAAATTATTTTCATTCATCGGCGGTCTTGCCTTACGAAAGTTTTGCCAATGCGGAGGAGATTAAAAAACTGAAGTTTAAATAA